In a single window of the Papaver somniferum cultivar HN1 chromosome 8, ASM357369v1, whole genome shotgun sequence genome:
- the LOC113304520 gene encoding geraniol 8-hydroxylase-like isoform X1: MDYLNHFLWILVSCAFFKMCSWITKSSHANLPPGPVSLPSIGNLFQLGKKPHKSLTRLAEIYGPLMSLKLGSITAVVISSSTIAKEIFQKHDQSISSRIVLDAVKVCDHHNTSMIWLPVSPQWKNLRKLANSLIFAPQKLDSDQHLRQQKLNDLICHVRGSASSGSVVDIGQVAYTTALNLLSNTFFSVDLAGFSSDFDSTFEAAIRGVMTEVSKPNFSDYFPILRFLDLQGYRRRMKNHFGVLHEIFDRIIDQKLLSQPEERSNSRDILDMILDPCTDGIKLERHEIRAILMDFFSAGIDTASSTIEWAMAELIRNPSKMKKAQQELSNIISKDRPIEEKDITRLPYLQAIVKETLRLHPPAPLLVPHKAEIDVKFHDFVIPKGTQVLVNFWAIGRDPTMWKEPTSFQPERFLSLNIDYKGQDFEFIPFGSGRRMCPGLPLAHRMVHSMLGSLLQSFDWKLENGLNARDLDMEEEFGITLVKAKGLQAIPITRL; encoded by the exons ATGGATTACCTGAATCATTTTCTGTGGATTTTGGTTTCATGTGCATTTTTCAAAATGTGTTCATGGATTACTAAATCTTCACATGCAAATCTTCCACCTGGTCCGGTTTCTTTACCAAGCATTGGAAACCTTTTTCAGCTCGGAAAAAAGCCTCACAAATCACTGACTCGGCTTGCTGAAATTTACGGACCCTTAATGTCATTAAAACTCGGTTCTATAACCGCAGTTGTCATTTCTTCTTCAACAATAGCCAAAGAAATTTTTCAAAAGCATGATCAATCTATTTCAAGTCGAATCGTCCTAGATGCAGTTAAGGTATGTGATCATCATAACACTTCAATGATATGGTTACCTGTTTCTCCTCAATGGAAAAATCTTAGAAAATTAGCAAATTCACTCATTTTCGCACCTCAAAAGCTTGATTCAGATCAACACTTAAGGCAGCAAAAGTTAAATGACCTTATTTGTCACGTTCGCGGAAGCGCGAGCTCTGGCTCTGTGGTTGACATTGGTCAAGTTGCTTATACTACCGCTCTAAATTTGCTATCAAATACTTTCTTTTCAGTTGATTTAGCTGGTTTCAGTTCAGATTTTGATTCCACTTTTGAAGCTGCTATTAGAGGAGTAATGACGGAAGTAAGCAAGCCAaatttttctgattattttccgATTCTTAGATTTTTGGATCTACAAGGCTATAGACGTCGTATGAAGAACCATTTTGGAGTACTGCATGAGATATTTGATAGGATAATAGATCAGAAACTATTGTCACAGCCCGAGGAGCGTAGCAATTCAAGAGACATTCTTGACATGATTCTCGATCCATGCACTGATGGGATTAAACTTGAACGGCATGAAATAAGAGCTATACTTATG GACTTCTTTTCTGCCGGAATAGATACTGCCTCATCCACAATAGAATGGGCAATGGCTGAGTTAATTCGTAACCCATCTAAGATGAAAAAGGCTCAACAAGAGCTTTCAAACATCATAAGTAAGGATCGACCTATCGAAGAAAAAGATATCACTCGACTTCCTTACTTGCAGGCGATTGTTAAAGAAACTTTACGTCTTCATCCACCAGCTCCACTATTAGTTCCTCACAAAGCAGAAATTGATGTTAAGTTCCATGATTTCGTTATCCCTAAAGGTACCCAAGTACTTGTCAATTTTTGGGCAATCGGTCGAGATCCTACCATGTGGAAGGAGCCAACTTCTTTTCAGCCTGAGAGGTTTTTATCTTTAAACATTGATTACAAAGGCCAAGATTTTGAGTTCATTCCATTTGGATCTGGACGTCGGATGTGTCCTGGTTTACCTTTAGCACATAGGATGGTACATTCAATGTTGGGTTCACTTCTACAGTCATTTGACTGGAAATTAGAAAATGGGTTGAACGCAAGAGATTTGGATATGGAGGAAGAATTTGGGATTACATTAGTGAAGGCCAAAGGTCTCCAAGCTATTCCGATTACTAGGTTATAA
- the LOC113304520 gene encoding geraniol 8-hydroxylase-like isoform X2 yields MQLRFLDLQGYRRRMKNHFGVLHEIFDRIIDQKLLSQPEERSNSRDILDMILDPCTDGIKLERHEIRAILMDFFSAGIDTASSTIEWAMAELIRNPSKMKKAQQELSNIISKDRPIEEKDITRLPYLQAIVKETLRLHPPAPLLVPHKAEIDVKFHDFVIPKGTQVLVNFWAIGRDPTMWKEPTSFQPERFLSLNIDYKGQDFEFIPFGSGRRMCPGLPLAHRMVHSMLGSLLQSFDWKLENGLNARDLDMEEEFGITLVKAKGLQAIPITRL; encoded by the exons ATGCAGTTAAG ATTTTTGGATCTACAAGGCTATAGACGTCGTATGAAGAACCATTTTGGAGTACTGCATGAGATATTTGATAGGATAATAGATCAGAAACTATTGTCACAGCCCGAGGAGCGTAGCAATTCAAGAGACATTCTTGACATGATTCTCGATCCATGCACTGATGGGATTAAACTTGAACGGCATGAAATAAGAGCTATACTTATG GACTTCTTTTCTGCCGGAATAGATACTGCCTCATCCACAATAGAATGGGCAATGGCTGAGTTAATTCGTAACCCATCTAAGATGAAAAAGGCTCAACAAGAGCTTTCAAACATCATAAGTAAGGATCGACCTATCGAAGAAAAAGATATCACTCGACTTCCTTACTTGCAGGCGATTGTTAAAGAAACTTTACGTCTTCATCCACCAGCTCCACTATTAGTTCCTCACAAAGCAGAAATTGATGTTAAGTTCCATGATTTCGTTATCCCTAAAGGTACCCAAGTACTTGTCAATTTTTGGGCAATCGGTCGAGATCCTACCATGTGGAAGGAGCCAACTTCTTTTCAGCCTGAGAGGTTTTTATCTTTAAACATTGATTACAAAGGCCAAGATTTTGAGTTCATTCCATTTGGATCTGGACGTCGGATGTGTCCTGGTTTACCTTTAGCACATAGGATGGTACATTCAATGTTGGGTTCACTTCTACAGTCATTTGACTGGAAATTAGAAAATGGGTTGAACGCAAGAGATTTGGATATGGAGGAAGAATTTGGGATTACATTAGTGAAGGCCAAAGGTCTCCAAGCTATTCCGATTACTAGGTTATAA